The following proteins come from a genomic window of Leopardus geoffroyi isolate Oge1 chromosome A3, O.geoffroyi_Oge1_pat1.0, whole genome shotgun sequence:
- the EEF1A2 gene encoding elongation factor 1-alpha 2 produces MGKEKTHINIVVIGHVDSGKSTTTGHLIYKCGGIDKRTIEKFEKEAAEMGKGSFKYAWVLDKLKAERERGITIDISLWKFETTKYYITIIDAPGHRDFIKNMITGTSQADCAVLIVAAGVGEFEAGISKNGQTREHALLAYTLGVKQLIVGVNKMDSTEPAYSEKRYDEIVKEVSAYIKKIGYNPATVPFVPISGWHGDNMLEPSPNMPWFKGWKVERKEGNASGVSLLEALDTILPPTRPTDKPLRLPLQDVYKIGGIGTVPVGRVETGILRPGMVVTFAPVNITTEVKSVEMHHEALSEALPGDNVGFNVKNVSVKDIRRGNVCGDSKSDPPQEAAQFTSQVIILNHPGQISAGYSPVIDCHTAHIACKFAELKEKIDRRSGKKLEDNPKALKSGDAAIVEMVPGKPMCVESFSQYPPLGRFAVRDMRQTVAVGVIKNVEKKSGGAGKVTKSAQKAQKAGK; encoded by the exons ATGGGCAAGGAGAAGACCCACATCAACATCGTGGTCATAGGCCACGTGGACTCCGGCAAGTCCACCACGACGGGCCACCTCATCTACAAGTGCGGAGGCATCGACAAGAGGACCATCGAGAAGTTTGAGAAGGAGGCGGCGGAG atgGGGAAGGGCTCCTTCAAGTACGCCTGGGTGCTGGACAAACTGAAGGCGGAGCGGGAGCGCGGCATCACCATCGACATCTCCCTCTGGAAGTTCGAGACCACCAAGTACTACATCACCATCATCGATGCCCCCGGCCACCGCGACTTCATCAAGAACATGATCACTGGCACGTcccag GCGGACTGCGCGGTGCTCATAGTGGCTGCAGGAGTGGGCGAGTTCGAGGCGGGCATCTCCAAGAACGGGCAGACCCGTGAGCACGCGCTGCTGGCCTACACGCTGGGCGTGAAGCAGCTCATCGTGGGGGTCAACAAGATGGACTCCACGGAGCCCGCCTACAGCGAGAAGCGCTACGACGAGATTGTCAAGGAGGTCAGCGCCTACATCAAGAAGATCGGCTACAACCCTGCCACTGTGCCCTTCGTGCCCATCTCCGGCTGGCACGGCGACAACATGCTGGAGCCCTCCCCCAAC ATGCCGTGGTTCAAGGGCTGGAAAGTGGAGCGTAAGGAGGGGAACGCCAGCGGCGTGTCCCTGCTGGAGGCCCTGGACACCATCCTGCCCCCTACACGCCCCACAGATAAGCCCCTGCGCCTGCCACTGCAGGACGTGTACAAGATTGGCG GCATTGGCACCGTGCCCGTGGGCCGAGTGGAGACGGGCATCCTTCGGCCGGGCATGGTGGTGACCTTTGCACCCGTCAACATCACCACGGAGGTGAAGTCCGTGGAAATGCACCATGAGGCCCTGAGCGAGGCCCTGCCTGGCGACAACGTCGGCTTCAATGTGAAGAACGTGTCGGTCAAGGACATCCGCCGGGGCAACGTGTGTGGGGACAGCAAGTCTGACCCACCCCAGGAGGCTGCCCAGTTCACCTCCCAG GTTATCATCCTGAACCACCCAGGGCAGATCAGTGCCGGCTACTCACCGGTCATCGACTGCCACACGGCACACATCGCCTGCAAGTTTGCCGAGCTGAAGGAGAAGATTGACCGGCGCTCAGGCAAGAAGCTGGAGGACAACCCCAAAGCCCTGAAGTCCGGCGACGCAGCCATCGTGGAGATGGTCCCTGGGAAGCCCATGTGTGTGGAGAGCTTCTCACAGTACCCACCTCTCG GCCGCTTCGCCGTGCGCGACATGCGGCAGACGGTGGCCGTGGGCGTCATCAAGAACGTGGAAAAGAAGAGCGGCGGCGCCGGCAAGGTCACCAAGTCCGCGCAGAAGGCTCAGAAGGCGGGCAAGTGA